A genomic region of Aspergillus oryzae RIB40 DNA, chromosome 1 contains the following coding sequences:
- a CDS encoding inorganic phosphate transporter (Na+/Pi symporter): MAVLDEYTYVFAIGTIFALLDAYNNGANDVANSWATSVSSRSISYRQAMIFGTIFEFLGAVCVGARTADTIKNGIIPVSAFRDDAGVQLMAFACALAAASSWVMWCTKHSTHVSSTYSLVSAVAGVGVATAGASKVQWGWNHGKGLGAIFAGLGMAPVISGAFGAIIYMLIKVIVHMRKNPVPWAVYTSPFWFLVAATICTLSIVYKGSPSLGLSKKPGWYIAAVTLGCGGGVALLSAIFFVPFVHARVIKKDQDVKWWMFIMGPLLLNRASPNVGEQAKVPDYAVVQDDHDDMASVPSTAGSTTGEPGKDQTQTKEKALVMAETQATYQELVAQGEARFHARLMKKRGPLGWAMRTLRDNPMGAGEIYEWRNMLRLAKRVPAMITVGLLYGMNYDIHAAQSGVHGTPEGERMARVYAHAPKYPNEVEHTYSFVQILTACTASFAHGANDIGNSVGPWAVMYSAWKTGDAQQSKAPVPVWQLAVLALTISAGLITYGYNIMKVMGNKITYHSPSRGCCMELGAALTVLVFSQYSLPVSTSMCITGATVGVGLCNGTWRAVNWQRVLLLMIGWVMTIPIAGTLGGCLMGLFLNAPHFSS; encoded by the exons ATGGCTGTGCTCGACGAGTATACCTACGTGTTTGCCATCGGCACAATCTTTGCCTTGTTGGACGCCTACAATAACGGTGCAA ACGATGTCGCAAACTCTTGGGCGACTAGTGTGTCGTCGCGTTCCATTTCCTACCGACAGGCCATGATCTTCGGTACAATCTTCGAGTTCCTCGGAGCCGTCTGTGTCGGCGCCCGTACCGCCGATACCATCAAGAACGGAATTATTCCTGTGTCCGCCTTCCGAGATGACGCTGGGGTTCAATTGATGGCATTCGCCTGTGCCCTCGCTGCCGCCTCCTCCTGGGTCATGTGGTGTACCAAACACTCCACTCACGTCTCCTCCACCTACTCTCTCGTTTCCGCtgttgctggtgttggtgttgctaCCGCTGGCGCATCCAAGGTTCAATGGGGCTGGAATCATGGAAAGGGTCTCGGTGCCATCTTTGCCGGTCTGGGAATGGCACCCGTCATCTCTGGTGCGTTCGGTGCCATTATCTACATGTTGATCAAAGTCATTGTCCACATGCGTAAGAACCCTGTCCCCTGGGCGGTTTATACCTCCCCCTTCTGGTTCCTCGTGGCCGCAACCATCTGTACCCTTTCCATTGTGTACAAGGGCTCTCCCAGCTTGGGTCTCAGCAAGAAGCCTGGTTGGTATATTGCGGCCGTGACATTgggatgtggtggtggtgtcgCCCTGCTATCGGCAATCTTTTTCGTTCCGTTTGTGCATGCACGTGTGATCAAGAAAGACCAGGACGTGAAGTGGTGGATGTTCATCATGGGccccctccttctcaaccgCGCGTCTCCGAACGTGGGAGAACAAGCAAAGGTTCCCGACTACGCCGTCGTCCAGGACGACCACGATGACATGGCATCTGTTCCCTCCACTGCTGGCTCCACGACTGGAGAGCCTGGTAAGGACCAAACCCaaacgaaggaaaaggccCTGGTCATGGCCGAAACCCAGGCCACTTACCAGGAGCTCGTCGCCCAGGGAGAGGCACGGTTCCATGCAAGACTCATGAAGAAGCGTGGCCCCCTCGGTTGGGCGATGCGTACCTTGCGGGATAACCCGATGGGCGCTGGTGAGATCTATGAATGGAGGAACATGTTGCGACTGGCCAAACGTGTCCCGGCTATGATCACTGTTGGTCTTCTCTATGGTATGAACTACGATATCCACGCCGCTCAGTCTGGTGTCCACGGCACTCCAGAAGGTGAGCGCATGGCCCGGGTATACGCTCACGCCCCGAAATACCCCAATGAAGTCGAGCACACCTACTCGTTCGTTCAGATTCTTACCGCTTGCACGGCTTCCTTCGCTCACGGCGCCAACGACATTGGAAACTCTGTGGGTCCTTGGGCCGTGATGTACTCTGCCTGGAAGACTGGCGATGCCCAGCAGTCCAAGGCTCCGGTGCCCGTCTGGCAGCTCGCTGTTCTTGCCCTCACCATCTCTGCTGGTCTCATCACCTATGGCTACAACATCATGAAGG TCATGGGTAACAAGATTACTTACCATTCGCCAAGTCGTGGTTGCTGCATGGAGTTGGGTGCCGCATTGACCGTTCTCGTCTTCTCGCAGTATTCCCTCCCAGTGTCGACTTCGATGTGTATCACGGGTGCTACCGTCGGTGTCGGTCTTTGCAACGGTACCTGGAGGGCCGTGAACTGGCAACGAGTCCTCCTGCTCATGATTGGATGGGTTATGACTATTCCTATTGCTGGCACTCTCGGTGGATGCCTTATGGGTCTCTTCCTGAACGCTCctcacttttcttcttaa
- a CDS encoding uncharacterized protein (predicted protein) produces the protein MTAQVDSPPLASSVSSVSSVGRQTIKKTRLQQVVVIVQLVGVTLTASLINGLVTIALPTITKDLELPSSLAFWPSSVSSLATASTLLLAGSIADTIGPRWVELVGSFSSGALMIGQGLAQNGEGLVVMRALQGVGLAFHLASSVSIITQLLPQGRGRNFAFSCIGLSQPLGFSLGLVVGGVLVDTIGWRAGWYIAGGITLFFAVIAVWTIPKNKTVQDESLLHNVRTKIDWLGAFLASAFMALLCYLLAIVSADPSRIKSVDSIVILCLAAIALPLFIISSHHRVKRNKVALIPNSLWRNTSFSSVCATVALSNAVLNSMELFASLFFQEVQYLSALQASIRILPSLIVGALLNLIIGLFVHKIRAVWIVTITSLLCAGSPLLMAVIQPSWPYWGNAFFAQILQPVSFDALFTVGLIVITDVFPDDTQALAGAVFNTSAQFGSALGLAVLQVISTVVTDQSGAAKESFTMPGAWRYLTMGGENEGEHVTAAIAAAPVSKICFWERSTGTKIITAFNVAWANGKESATYGDTHGATKTVLELRYDFNTQNIGRGVRRYNDGAG, from the exons ATGACGGCGCAAGTCGACTCGCCACCTTTGGCATCTTCCGTATCATCAGTATCTTCGGTGGGGAGACAAACAATCAAAAAGACTCGTCTGCAACAGGTTGTTGTCATAGTCCAGCTCGTCGGAGTCACTCTGACGGCAAGCTTGATCAATGGCCTGGTCACTATCGCACTGCCGACTATCACGAAGGATCTTGAGCTGCCATCTTCTTTAGCTTTCTGGCCCTCATCTGTGAGCAGTCTTGCCACTGCGTCGACACTTCTCCTCGCCGGTTCTATTGCCGATACCATTGGGCCACGATGGGTTGAACTGGTCGGATCTTTCTCCAGCGGAGCCTTGATGATTGGGCAAGGACTAGCACAGAATGGCGAAGGGCTGGTAGTAATGAGAGCGCTTCAAGGTGTTGGCCTCGCCTTTCATCTGGCCTCCTCGGTCTCTATCATCACCCAGCTCCTGCCCCAAGGCAGAGGCCGTAATTTTGCTTTCTCATGCATCGGCCTCAGCCAACCGCTCGGTTTCTCCCTCGGACTGGTCGTGGGTGGCGTTCTAGTTGACACAATTGGCTGGCGAGCTGGATGGTACATCGCCGGAGGAatcactctcttcttcgcagtTATTGCAGTATGGACAATTCCCAAGAATAAAACCGTTCAAGATGAGAGCCTTCTCCACAATGTCCGGACGAAGATCGACTGGCTCGGCGCCTTTCTGGCCTCCGCATTCATGGCCCTCCTCTGTTACCTCCTGGC TATCGTAAGCGCGGACCCGTCCCGCATAAAGTCAGTCGACAGTATCGTCATCCTATGCCTGGCAGCAATTGCCCTGCcactcttcatcatctcatcCCACCACCGAGTCAAACGAAACAAAGTAGCCCTAATCCCGAACTCTCTATGGAGAAacacctccttctccagcgtCTGCGCCACAGTCGCCCTCTCCAACGCAGTCCTCAATTCCATGGAACTCTTTGCCAGTCTATT CTTCCAAGAAGTCCAATACCTCTCAGCCCTACAAGCCTCCATCCGCATTCTCCCAAGTCTCATAGTTGGCGCCCTCCTAAACCTAATCATCGGCCTCTTCGTCCACAAAATACGCGCCGTCTGGATCGTAACCATCACCTCGCTTCTCTGCGCGGGCTCCCCCCTCCTCATGGCCGTCATCCAACCTTCCTGGCCATATTGGGGTAATGCCTTCTTCGCGCAGATCCTGCAGCCCGTCAGCTTCGATGCGCTGTTTACCGTCGGTCTGATTGTCATCACCGATGTGTTTCCAGATGATACGCAAGCGCTAGCTGGCGCGGTGTTCAACACCTCGGCGCAGTTCGGAAGTGCCCTGGGACTTGCGGTGTTGCAGGTTATTTCGACGGTGGTGACGGATCAATCTGGGGCTGCTAAGGAGAG TTTTACAATGCCGGGAGCCTGGCGGTACCTCACTATGGGAGGTGAAAACGAAGGAGAACATGTCACGGCAGCTATAGCAGCCGCCCCTGTCAGCAAGATTTGCTTCTGGGAGAGAAGCACTGGCACAAAAATTATAACAGCGTTCAACGTGGCATGGGCAAATGGGAAGGAATCCGCCACCTACGGAGATACCCATGGTGCCACCAAAACTGTGCTTGAACTCAGGTATG ATTTCAACACTCAAAACATCGGCCGAGGAGTTAGGCGTTACAACGACGGTGCTGGGTAA